Proteins from a genomic interval of Sinobacterium caligoides:
- a CDS encoding beta-ketoacyl synthase, producing MSALPIIVGFGGINSSGRSSAHHGYCRTVFSALDESEQRRTLASLRQLMVPGEEDDTTMSDEQILAHTLVRRIEHQHFPVDAVSWNKKLPLTPQGDLQFTVSVRNMPAVLPPGWRVEPIDKKTVLVTVTAAVEMLVRDYRKVPVQAAGQLPMGFEPGKLYQSRNHPRGLQMTVFAASDALGSLGIDWSELQQQVPADQISVYAGSAMGQLDGNGYGGLLNSRALGKRVTSKQCALGFAEMPADFVNAYVLGSMGTTGTSMGACASFLYNLRHGIDDIRSGRTRIAVIGNSEAPINADIMEGYSAMGALATDEALLALDAAKALADPDYRRACRPFAENCGFTIAESAQFIILMDDALVMETGATIFAAAGDVFINADGNKKSISAPGVGNYITVAKAVASAKSVVGAESISQRSYVHAHGTSTPKNRTTESHILNETAKAFAIDRWPVAAVKCYLGHSIGCAAGDQIASALGVWQHGIIPGIATIESVADDVHQDHLNISPEHKSVGCQAMDVAFVNAKGFGGNNATGYLLAPHVVEKMLSKKYGAEAMTAYRAKNIAVAAKAAAYDEATLQGQTSPQYWFDHQVRGDEHISLSDTEIRIEGYDASISLEMTNPYAEMCD from the coding sequence ATGTCAGCTCTTCCTATTATCGTCGGTTTTGGTGGTATCAACTCATCGGGTCGTAGCTCTGCTCACCACGGCTATTGTCGTACGGTTTTTAGTGCCCTTGATGAGTCCGAACAACGCCGTACATTGGCTAGTCTCAGACAGTTGATGGTGCCGGGTGAAGAGGATGATACGACCATGAGCGATGAGCAGATCTTGGCGCACACGCTTGTGCGTCGCATCGAGCATCAGCACTTTCCCGTCGATGCAGTCTCTTGGAATAAGAAGCTGCCTCTGACGCCTCAAGGGGATCTACAATTTACTGTCTCTGTGCGTAACATGCCGGCGGTATTACCGCCGGGCTGGCGTGTAGAGCCTATCGACAAGAAGACGGTGTTGGTGACTGTGACCGCAGCCGTTGAGATGTTGGTGCGCGATTATCGCAAGGTGCCGGTACAGGCGGCAGGGCAGCTGCCGATGGGCTTTGAGCCCGGTAAACTCTACCAATCGCGTAATCATCCTCGCGGGCTGCAGATGACGGTCTTTGCTGCTAGCGATGCGCTGGGTTCACTGGGTATTGATTGGTCGGAGCTGCAACAGCAGGTGCCGGCCGATCAGATCAGCGTCTACGCCGGCAGCGCCATGGGGCAGCTGGATGGCAATGGCTACGGCGGCCTATTGAATTCTCGGGCGCTCGGTAAGCGGGTGACTTCGAAGCAGTGTGCATTGGGCTTTGCGGAGATGCCAGCCGACTTCGTTAATGCCTATGTGCTCGGCAGCATGGGCACGACCGGGACCTCCATGGGTGCCTGTGCCTCTTTCCTCTACAACCTGCGTCACGGTATCGATGATATTCGCAGTGGTCGCACCCGAATCGCGGTAATTGGCAACAGCGAGGCGCCGATCAATGCCGACATCATGGAAGGGTATTCCGCGATGGGCGCGCTGGCGACCGATGAGGCGCTGCTGGCTCTCGATGCCGCTAAGGCGTTAGCCGACCCGGATTATCGTCGTGCCTGTCGCCCCTTCGCTGAAAATTGTGGCTTTACCATTGCAGAATCTGCCCAGTTTATTATTTTGATGGATGATGCGCTGGTGATGGAGACTGGGGCGACAATCTTTGCTGCCGCCGGTGATGTGTTTATCAATGCCGATGGTAATAAAAAATCGATCTCAGCACCCGGTGTCGGCAATTATATTACCGTCGCCAAGGCGGTGGCTTCAGCCAAGAGTGTTGTGGGTGCCGAGAGCATCAGTCAGCGCAGCTATGTACATGCGCATGGCACGAGCACACCGAAAAACCGGACCACCGAATCACATATTCTCAACGAGACGGCAAAGGCCTTCGCTATTGACCGTTGGCCGGTCGCAGCGGTGAAGTGCTATCTCGGTCATAGCATCGGTTGTGCTGCCGGAGACCAAATCGCCAGTGCACTGGGCGTTTGGCAGCACGGTATCATTCCGGGTATCGCGACCATCGAGAGTGTGGCCGATGATGTGCACCAGGATCATCTCAATATCAGCCCAGAGCACAAGTCGGTCGGCTGTCAGGCAATGGATGTGGCTTTTGTTAACGCCAAGGGCTTTGGTGGGAACAACGCGACAGGTTATCTGCTGGCACCGCACGTGGTCGAGAAAATGCTCAGCAAGAAGTATGGTGCTGAAGCAATGACGGCCTATCGTGCGAAGAATATCGCCGTCGCTGCTAAGGCGGCGGCCTATGATGAGGCGACGCTGCAAGGGCAAACTAGCCCGCAGTACTGGTTCGACCACCAAGTGCGTGGTGATGAGCATATCAGTCTGAGCGATACCGAG
- a CDS encoding GlxA family transcriptional regulator, translating into MKQINVALLLYEHALASSLSLPAEMLSAADNFNRSRKGPSTQLTITLAGQSKEAVSHSGGILIQPHCRYQQLDNIDLLILPALWRNPIPVVRRNDEVSQLLRLSYQRKTQICSVGTASCFLAEAGLLDNKPATTHWYFMDAFAHRYPEVKLQRAHLITQADNLYCVGSVNSVADLMIHFIEQFYDRATAREVESHFSPEIRRTYKEHSFVEGEVSSHGDESVIQAQQWLLEHYQQHLDSTQLAAHCGLSVRSFNRRFRAAAGMTPGEYLAKVRVDIAQGLLKDSNLSIAEVAFAVGYQDSSHFSRLFKQLLGQPPSSYRKSVRGKLFSLPEQTP; encoded by the coding sequence ATGAAACAGATCAACGTTGCCCTGCTCCTCTACGAACATGCCCTCGCCAGCAGTCTCAGCCTGCCTGCTGAGATGTTATCGGCCGCCGATAACTTCAACCGCAGCCGTAAGGGGCCTAGCACTCAGCTGACGATTACCCTCGCCGGCCAGAGCAAAGAGGCCGTTTCCCATAGCGGTGGGATCTTGATTCAACCGCACTGTCGTTACCAGCAACTCGACAACATCGACCTGCTGATCCTGCCGGCACTATGGCGCAACCCCATTCCCGTGGTCAGGCGCAATGACGAGGTCAGTCAACTGCTCCGCCTCAGCTACCAACGTAAGACACAGATTTGCTCCGTCGGCACCGCCAGCTGCTTCCTTGCCGAAGCCGGCCTACTGGACAACAAACCCGCCACCACACACTGGTATTTTATGGATGCCTTCGCGCACCGCTATCCAGAGGTGAAACTGCAACGCGCACACCTGATCACCCAGGCCGATAACCTCTACTGTGTCGGCAGCGTCAACTCGGTGGCTGACCTAATGATTCACTTCATTGAACAGTTTTACGATCGCGCCACTGCCCGAGAAGTTGAGAGTCACTTCTCACCAGAAATCCGGCGCACCTATAAGGAACACAGCTTTGTCGAGGGAGAGGTCAGTAGTCACGGGGATGAGTCCGTTATTCAAGCGCAGCAGTGGCTACTCGAGCACTACCAGCAGCACCTCGATAGCACGCAACTCGCCGCACACTGTGGGCTGAGTGTACGCAGTTTCAATCGACGATTTCGCGCCGCCGCGGGGATGACACCGGGGGAGTATCTCGCCAAGGTGAGGGTCGATATCGCTCAGGGGCTACTCAAAGACAGCAACCTCTCCATTGCGGAGGTTGCTTTTGCTGTCGGCTACCAAGATAGCAGCCACTTCTCACGGTTATTCAAACAACTACTGGGGCAGCCGCCAAGCAGCTACCGGAAATCAGTACGTGGCAAGCTGTTCAGCTTACCCGAACAGACGCCTTAA
- a CDS encoding indolepyruvate ferredoxin oxidoreductase family protein has protein sequence MTNKIRSISASPTESTLSDKFQQHGTVLLSGIEALARLALLQAELDQQHGIDSAGFISGYRGSPIGGLDQVLWKQQTLLEQHRIYFQPGLNEDLAATAVWGSQQAGIIGEAKYQGVFALWYGKGPGVDRSMDAIKHANAAGTAAYGGVLALAGDDHGARSSTLPHQSEHLFIAAGIPVLNPAGIEELIDFGLYGWAMSRYSGCWVALKAITENMDSRANIDIDLSRINIVNPDLELPADGLHLRWPDTPVEQEFRLQRHKIYAARAFCLANQLDRIVVDPPNARLGIITTGKAYHDVRQALLDLGIDGDQQEHSIRLLKIGMSWPLEPNIVHRFAKGLREILVVEEKRSIIEDQLTGQLYNWPVDERPTVVGEFDEQQQLLLGNTGELDPAIVATVIAARLAPFYQSAAIEQRVQFLQQQYQALQQAHFSLIRKPHYCSGCPHNSSTVVPEGSHAMAGIGCHYMATWMGRDTLTFTQMGGEGVTWIGQARFTQCDHVFQNLGDGTYLHSGSLAIRAALAAKVNITYKILFNDAVAMTGGQPLDGSLNVPQLSQQLYSEGVKVIALVTDAPHQYDKSADFAPVVEIFHRRELDNLQRRLRQTKGVSCLIFDQTCAAEKRRRRKRGAYPDVAKRLFINRELCEGCGDCSTASNCLSIVPVETTLGRKREIDQEGCNKDYSCLEGFCPSFVSLEGARLKRQVRDLSGFPPPDEVGAIDCREGYNIVLTGIGGTGIVTASALLSMAAHLEGKITKSIDITGLAQKFGAVTSHVRIAERPHQLFTARIPAGCSHLLLGFDLAVSSMDESLALLDKHSSFGIINEHQSITADFIHDVQHPFPKPPLLNNLYRLLGDKISCFNPYRLSQEWLGSPRYCNTVLLGHAYQLGKLPVSASSLQQAIRLNQTDQEENLLAFTLGRLSVTVSEHLRQKIATHAAPPDTLAECLESYCQRLTNYHNARYARRFQQRIERLSAIELATHSHDYLAIAAAHSYYKLLACKDEFEVARQLTSSAFTEQLDKTFSGDFSIHYHLAAPYLRHHHKRHHSGNNSTDNNTDHNTDNNTTGVKRHFGGYFRLPLRLLAKLRWLRFTPLNPFRLQADRRLEQQTLTDFEADCQLIEQHLQARNVDIALELLQLPLEYRGYGHIKHANITRLSAQREQLRGQLSTIIQTDKESSRQSSRPLK, from the coding sequence ATGACGAATAAAATCCGGTCCATCTCCGCGTCGCCCACCGAATCTACCCTGAGCGACAAATTTCAACAGCACGGCACAGTGCTGCTCAGCGGCATCGAAGCCCTCGCCCGCCTCGCTCTGCTGCAAGCCGAGCTCGATCAACAGCACGGCATCGACAGCGCCGGCTTCATCTCGGGTTACCGCGGCTCGCCGATCGGCGGTCTCGACCAGGTACTGTGGAAACAGCAGACATTACTCGAACAACACCGCATCTACTTTCAGCCCGGTCTCAACGAAGATCTCGCCGCCACCGCGGTCTGGGGCAGTCAACAGGCCGGCATTATCGGTGAGGCAAAATATCAAGGTGTGTTCGCTCTCTGGTACGGCAAGGGACCCGGTGTCGACCGCAGCATGGACGCCATCAAGCACGCCAACGCGGCGGGTACCGCCGCCTACGGAGGTGTTCTCGCCCTGGCCGGCGACGACCACGGCGCCCGCTCCTCCACGCTACCGCATCAGAGCGAACATCTATTCATCGCCGCCGGCATCCCAGTACTCAACCCCGCTGGTATCGAAGAGCTCATCGACTTCGGGCTCTATGGCTGGGCGATGTCACGCTACAGCGGCTGCTGGGTAGCGCTTAAGGCGATCACCGAGAACATGGACAGCCGCGCCAATATCGACATCGATCTATCCCGCATCAACATCGTCAACCCCGACCTCGAGCTGCCTGCCGACGGCCTCCACCTGCGCTGGCCTGACACCCCCGTCGAACAGGAATTTCGCCTACAGCGCCACAAGATCTATGCCGCTCGTGCCTTCTGCCTCGCCAACCAGCTTGATCGTATTGTCGTCGACCCGCCCAACGCCCGGCTGGGCATCATCACTACCGGCAAAGCCTATCACGACGTACGCCAGGCGCTGCTCGACCTGGGCATCGATGGTGACCAGCAGGAGCACTCTATTCGCTTGCTGAAAATCGGCATGAGCTGGCCGCTGGAACCCAATATTGTGCACCGCTTTGCCAAGGGGCTCAGGGAGATCCTAGTCGTCGAGGAGAAGCGCTCGATCATCGAAGACCAGCTCACCGGCCAACTCTATAACTGGCCGGTCGATGAGCGCCCCACCGTTGTCGGTGAATTCGACGAACAGCAACAACTATTGCTCGGTAACACCGGCGAGCTCGACCCCGCCATCGTCGCCACGGTCATCGCCGCTCGTCTGGCCCCCTTCTACCAGTCGGCCGCCATCGAACAGCGTGTGCAATTCTTGCAGCAACAATACCAAGCCTTACAACAGGCCCACTTTTCGCTCATCCGTAAACCACACTATTGCTCTGGCTGCCCACACAACAGCTCCACCGTCGTGCCCGAAGGCAGCCATGCCATGGCCGGCATCGGCTGCCACTACATGGCCACCTGGATGGGGCGCGACACCCTCACTTTCACACAGATGGGTGGCGAGGGCGTCACCTGGATTGGCCAGGCCCGTTTCACTCAGTGTGATCATGTCTTTCAAAACCTCGGTGACGGCACCTATCTGCACTCCGGCAGCCTCGCCATCCGCGCCGCCCTCGCCGCCAAGGTCAATATCACCTACAAGATCCTCTTCAACGATGCCGTCGCCATGACTGGCGGCCAACCCTTGGATGGCAGCCTGAACGTGCCGCAACTCAGTCAGCAACTCTACAGTGAAGGCGTTAAGGTCATTGCCCTCGTCACCGATGCTCCGCACCAGTACGATAAGTCAGCGGATTTCGCCCCGGTCGTCGAGATTTTTCATCGACGCGAACTCGACAATCTACAGCGACGACTGCGTCAGACCAAGGGGGTGAGCTGCCTGATCTTCGACCAAACCTGTGCCGCCGAAAAACGTCGCCGACGCAAGCGCGGGGCCTACCCCGATGTCGCCAAGCGGCTGTTTATCAACCGTGAACTCTGCGAGGGCTGTGGCGACTGCTCGACTGCCTCCAACTGCCTCAGCATCGTCCCCGTCGAAACCACCCTCGGCCGCAAACGCGAAATTGACCAGGAAGGCTGCAACAAAGATTACAGCTGCCTCGAGGGCTTCTGTCCCAGCTTCGTCTCTCTCGAGGGCGCTCGCTTGAAGCGGCAGGTACGTGACCTTAGCGGCTTCCCTCCCCCTGATGAAGTCGGCGCTATCGACTGCCGTGAAGGCTACAATATCGTGCTGACCGGCATCGGCGGCACCGGCATTGTCACCGCCTCGGCGTTACTGTCCATGGCCGCCCACCTAGAAGGCAAAATCACCAAGAGTATCGACATCACCGGCTTGGCACAGAAGTTCGGTGCCGTCACGAGCCACGTGCGTATCGCCGAACGTCCTCACCAGCTTTTCACCGCGCGCATTCCTGCGGGCTGCAGCCATCTGCTGCTAGGCTTCGATCTCGCTGTCTCCAGCATGGATGAGAGCCTAGCGCTACTCGATAAGCACAGCAGCTTCGGCATCATCAATGAGCACCAAAGCATCACCGCTGACTTTATTCACGATGTACAACACCCCTTCCCGAAACCGCCGCTGCTAAATAACTTATACCGCTTGCTCGGTGACAAGATCAGCTGCTTCAATCCTTATCGGCTCTCCCAAGAGTGGCTGGGTAGTCCTCGCTACTGCAACACCGTCCTGCTCGGTCACGCCTACCAGCTCGGCAAGCTGCCAGTCAGTGCCAGCAGTTTGCAGCAGGCTATCCGCCTCAACCAGACCGACCAAGAGGAAAACCTGCTGGCCTTCACCCTCGGCCGACTCAGCGTCACCGTTAGCGAACACCTGAGGCAAAAAATCGCCACCCACGCGGCGCCGCCAGACACCCTCGCCGAGTGCCTCGAAAGCTATTGCCAACGTCTCACCAACTACCATAATGCACGCTATGCTCGTCGCTTCCAGCAACGTATCGAGCGACTCTCCGCCATCGAGCTGGCAACTCACAGCCACGACTATCTTGCCATCGCAGCGGCACACAGCTACTACAAACTGCTCGCCTGTAAGGACGAGTTCGAAGTCGCCCGCCAACTGACCAGCTCGGCGTTCACAGAGCAGTTGGACAAAACCTTTAGTGGCGATTTCAGTATTCACTACCACCTCGCCGCCCCCTATCTGCGTCACCACCACAAGCGTCATCACAGCGGCAACAACAGTACTGATAACAACACTGATCACAACACTGATAACAACACGACGGGGGTGAAACGTCATTTCGGGGGATACTTCCGGCTGCCACTGCGTCTGCTGGCAAAACTGCGCTGGCTGCGCTTTACGCCGCTCAACCCTTTCCGCCTACAGGCTGATCGACGCCTCGAACAGCAGACCTTGACCGACTTTGAAGCAGACTGTCAGCTCATCGAGCAGCACCTGCAGGCGCGTAATGTAGACATCGCACTTGAGCTACTACAGCTGCCTCTCGAGTATCGTGGCTATGGCCACATCAAACACGCCAACATCACCCGGCTCAGCGCTCAACGCGAGCAGTTAAGAGGGCAGTTATCGACTATTATTCAAACGGATAAGGAAAGCTCAAGGCAGTCGAGCCGGCCGCTAAAATAA
- a CDS encoding Glu/Leu/Phe/Val family dehydrogenase, with the protein MKIFDNPHDNQHEYLAFCNDRDSGLRAIIAIHNTTLGPAVGGCRMFNYATEQDAIDDALQLSEAMTYKAAMANLPYGGGKSIIIGDPSCDKSTAKFHAMGDFIERLQGAYISAEDAGTNGHDLTLIRQRTGYVFGVRPDPLGFGGYRKANPSPATAYGVYLGIKQALQEQRGSDSLSGIRVAIQGVGNVGYALCKLLHTDGARLWASDTNPKQLQRASLGFGAMAVDNEEIHRLDVDVFAPCAMGQSLNHHTAPQLLARIVAGSANNQCSHIEIAERLHQRGVLLCPDFVINAGGLIDLAHDFDGRRHDFSLSLQRIPDNLAEIFTAAKQQNLSPVIIAQNLALQRLQSIPSSHFTHHLNSLRGSAMSYLP; encoded by the coding sequence ATGAAAATATTTGATAACCCACACGATAATCAGCACGAATATCTCGCCTTCTGCAATGATCGCGACAGCGGTCTGCGCGCCATCATCGCCATTCATAACACCACGCTCGGCCCCGCCGTCGGCGGCTGCCGCATGTTCAACTACGCCACAGAGCAAGACGCCATCGACGATGCCCTGCAGCTCTCTGAAGCCATGACCTATAAGGCCGCCATGGCCAACCTGCCCTACGGTGGTGGTAAAAGCATCATAATCGGCGACCCTAGCTGCGACAAAAGCACCGCGAAATTCCATGCCATGGGTGACTTTATCGAGCGCCTACAAGGGGCTTATATCAGTGCCGAAGATGCTGGCACCAATGGCCACGACCTGACCCTGATCCGGCAGCGCACAGGCTACGTGTTCGGCGTGCGCCCCGACCCCCTCGGCTTTGGCGGTTACCGCAAGGCTAACCCCTCACCCGCAACCGCCTACGGCGTCTACCTTGGCATCAAACAGGCGCTACAAGAGCAACGGGGCAGTGATAGCCTGAGTGGTATTCGTGTCGCCATTCAAGGGGTCGGCAATGTTGGCTATGCGCTCTGTAAACTGCTACACACTGACGGGGCTCGTCTCTGGGCCAGCGACACGAACCCCAAGCAACTGCAGCGCGCCAGCTTAGGCTTTGGCGCGATGGCCGTCGACAACGAGGAGATCCACCGCCTCGATGTGGATGTCTTCGCCCCCTGTGCCATGGGGCAGAGCCTAAACCATCACACCGCCCCGCAGTTACTCGCGCGTATTGTCGCCGGTTCAGCGAACAATCAGTGCAGCCATATTGAGATCGCCGAGCGTCTTCATCAGCGCGGGGTATTGCTCTGCCCTGACTTTGTCATCAACGCCGGCGGGCTCATCGACCTGGCACATGATTTCGATGGCCGCAGACACGACTTCAGCCTAAGCCTACAACGCATTCCCGACAATCTTGCGGAAATTTTCACCGCCGCCAAACAACAGAATCTCAGCCCTGTTATCATCGCACAAAACCTCGCCCTGCAGCGCCTACAATCGATCCCCAGCAGCCACTTCACCCACCACCTCAACAGCCTGCGTGGCAGCGCGATGAGCTACCTACCTTAA
- a CDS encoding thiolase family protein, translating to MSDDVVIVSGARTPMGGLLGELSALTAVELGTTAIEASIERAGIDASEIEEVYMGCVLAAGLKQAPARQAAIAAGIPNHAGAVTLNKLCGSGMQAVVFAHDAIKANTCKVAIAGGMESMSNAPHIINGARGGVGTGARSLEDHMFFDGLQDASTGRLMGSFAQQTADDNNISREEMDAFAIQSLQRATQAIEDGVLLEETVPVVIKSRRGETTITNDEQPPKAKLDKIPQLRPAFAKDGTITAANASSISDGASALLMMSESEAKARGLTPLARIKAHARNSHEPSLFTTAPIGSMQKVLDKAGWSTDDVDLWEINEAFAMVTMLAIKELALDPAKVNIYGGACAQGHPVGSTGSRIILTLIHALKRAGKSKGVASLCIGGGEALAVALEV from the coding sequence ATGTCTGATGATGTTGTAATTGTCTCTGGTGCCCGTACCCCTATGGGCGGCCTACTCGGTGAGCTCAGTGCGCTGACCGCCGTCGAGCTCGGCACCACCGCCATCGAAGCCAGCATCGAGCGCGCTGGCATTGACGCCAGCGAGATCGAAGAAGTTTACATGGGCTGCGTCTTGGCCGCGGGCCTCAAGCAAGCTCCCGCCCGCCAAGCTGCCATCGCCGCCGGCATTCCCAATCACGCCGGTGCTGTCACACTGAACAAGCTCTGCGGCTCCGGCATGCAGGCCGTTGTCTTCGCCCACGACGCGATCAAAGCTAATACCTGTAAGGTTGCCATTGCTGGCGGTATGGAGAGCATGTCGAACGCTCCCCACATCATCAACGGCGCCCGCGGTGGTGTCGGCACTGGCGCTCGCTCGCTGGAAGACCACATGTTCTTCGACGGCTTACAAGATGCCAGCACCGGCCGCCTAATGGGCAGCTTTGCTCAGCAGACTGCCGATGACAACAACATCAGCCGTGAAGAGATGGACGCTTTCGCCATCCAATCACTGCAACGTGCCACCCAGGCGATCGAAGACGGTGTGCTGCTCGAAGAGACCGTGCCCGTCGTCATCAAGAGCCGTCGCGGTGAAACCACCATCACCAACGACGAGCAGCCACCTAAGGCTAAGCTCGACAAGATTCCACAACTGCGTCCTGCCTTCGCCAAAGACGGTACCATCACCGCCGCTAACGCCTCTTCGATCTCTGACGGTGCCTCGGCACTGTTGATGATGAGTGAGTCTGAAGCCAAGGCACGCGGTTTAACACCGCTGGCTCGTATCAAGGCGCACGCCCGCAACTCGCACGAGCCATCGCTGTTTACCACTGCACCGATCGGCTCGATGCAGAAAGTCTTGGATAAGGCTGGCTGGAGCACAGACGACGTCGACCTGTGGGAAATTAACGAAGCTTTCGCCATGGTCACCATGTTAGCGATCAAAGAGCTGGCACTAGATCCTGCCAAGGTCAACATCTATGGCGGTGCCTGCGCTCAGGGCCACCCAGTTGGCTCTACCGGCTCACGCATCATCCTCACCCTAATCCACGCCCTCAAGCGTGCAGGCAAGAGCAAAGGCGTCGCCTCACTCTGCATCGGTGGCGGTGAAGCGTTGGCGGTTGCCCTCGAGGTCTAA
- a CDS encoding thiamine pyrophosphate-binding protein, whose translation MSEESGKEVREIIVDIMKNEGVEYAFGHTGAQIRFLWDSIDRDEQVNVVFNKQEGNAVYMAMGHYQQSGKVGVVLGTTGPGVQNMVAGIASAHLDSIPMVIIGSMVPSYSAGKNALQDSSGRGRAVDQLQIFQACTKSAMLAMTPGEIPTIFREAFRVAKSGRPGPVYVDVPGDYWQHKVDYQSLAAETYKCISPLAADLVQTEHIMSRLYAAQKPVIVIGEGAFEGGNIRQQIRDFIDQTGIPFAVSPLAKDYVDEIDLLCLGALRVTGGNRYLYQCLKAADFVLSLGNRFEQWEWDWMSDKKTVLPNAVIAHIDPDEDEIGRVFSAEYSMRTSASGFFTAAQSFLTLNSRHPKHDEFARECDAALSFVRKVYEDNGGLHPKNLIKVAQDVLPDDACILCDTGNIGSLVITQLKTSLTQRFFHAQRNSPMGYSLPASMGAALEHQGPVVSFIGDGSFNMTSNELALLLNIQSKIIIIIANDGSSGAIRDGNLRDFNSTTVSEHENPAYAEMAKSYNMKGFTVNNEHEFSEALLQSLEGTQSVIIDAVFGDMSGMWEEQ comes from the coding sequence ATGAGTGAAGAGAGCGGCAAAGAAGTTCGTGAAATTATCGTAGATATTATGAAAAACGAAGGCGTTGAGTATGCCTTTGGACATACTGGGGCGCAAATACGATTTCTTTGGGATTCTATCGATCGGGATGAGCAAGTTAATGTCGTTTTTAATAAGCAAGAGGGTAATGCCGTTTATATGGCGATGGGGCATTATCAGCAATCCGGTAAAGTGGGGGTTGTTCTAGGTACTACAGGGCCAGGCGTACAAAATATGGTGGCAGGGATAGCGTCGGCGCATTTAGACTCAATTCCGATGGTAATTATTGGCTCTATGGTGCCCTCATATTCTGCGGGTAAGAATGCTCTACAAGATTCCAGCGGTCGCGGTAGGGCGGTTGATCAGCTGCAAATTTTTCAGGCTTGTACAAAGTCTGCGATGCTCGCTATGACACCGGGTGAGATCCCGACTATTTTTCGTGAAGCATTTCGTGTAGCAAAATCTGGCCGCCCTGGACCAGTCTATGTGGATGTGCCTGGGGATTACTGGCAGCATAAGGTCGATTATCAAAGTCTCGCGGCGGAGACCTATAAATGCATATCTCCTCTCGCGGCAGATTTGGTGCAGACCGAGCATATCATGTCGCGCTTGTACGCCGCTCAGAAGCCTGTGATTGTGATTGGGGAAGGCGCTTTCGAGGGAGGCAATATTCGGCAGCAGATCCGTGATTTTATTGATCAAACGGGGATCCCTTTTGCTGTTTCTCCTCTGGCGAAAGACTATGTCGACGAAATAGATCTATTGTGCTTAGGTGCGCTCCGCGTTACAGGTGGTAATCGCTATCTCTATCAATGTCTGAAGGCTGCGGACTTTGTTTTAAGTTTGGGTAATCGATTTGAACAGTGGGAATGGGACTGGATGTCGGATAAAAAGACGGTGTTGCCCAATGCTGTGATCGCTCACATCGACCCGGATGAAGATGAAATTGGCAGGGTGTTTTCCGCAGAGTATTCGATGCGTACTAGCGCTAGTGGCTTTTTTACTGCGGCACAGAGTTTTCTTACACTTAACTCTCGTCACCCAAAGCATGATGAGTTTGCTCGCGAGTGTGATGCTGCCTTAAGCTTTGTGAGGAAGGTATATGAGGATAACGGCGGGCTGCACCCTAAAAATTTAATTAAAGTGGCTCAAGATGTTCTACCCGATGATGCCTGTATCCTTTGTGACACAGGAAATATAGGTTCACTGGTCATTACACAGCTGAAGACATCGCTGACTCAGCGTTTCTTTCATGCGCAGCGCAACAGCCCGATGGGTTATAGTCTGCCAGCCAGTATGGGCGCAGCACTAGAGCATCAGGGGCCAGTCGTTAGCTTTATCGGTGACGGTAGCTTCAATATGACAAGCAACGAGCTTGCATTGTTACTTAATATACAGAGCAAGATCATTATTATTATTGCGAACGATGGCAGTAGTGGTGCTATTCGAGACGGTAATTTGAGGGATTTTAATTCGACTACGGTTTCTGAGCATGAGAACCCTGCCTACGCCGAAATGGCGAAGAGTTACAACATGAAGGGCTTCACCGTTAACAATGAACACGAGTTCTCAGAGGCTTTGTTGCAATCTCTAGAGGGGACGCAGTCGGTAATCATAGATGCGGTTTTCGGTGATATGAGCGGTATGTGGGAAGAGCAATAG